The following are encoded together in the Sphaerodactylus townsendi isolate TG3544 linkage group LG14, MPM_Stown_v2.3, whole genome shotgun sequence genome:
- the LOC125443838 gene encoding formin-like protein 16, whose translation MAAMAGARGGRRRRRRGGSRSRGRAGPAGGPGRAPSSPPREDAAAAAEATQPASQPPRRATPAAAFPGSPPPPPPPPPPRHTPATTAAEGGREGGWERPSCAARVQPPADPPLPRARVLLPAALAADAAAAAAAAAVGARRGRAGGSPQVGRRGGAGAAAGAGSAQPAEGCREDCREDKTEERKWR comes from the exons ATGGCGGCGATGGCGGGTGCCCGCGGGGGGCGGCGGCGCAGGCGGAGGGGCGGCTCTCGCAGCCGCGGCCGGGCAGGGCCAGCAGGAGGGCCAGGGCGCGCCCCAAGCTCCCCGCCCCGGgaggacgccgccgccgccgccgaggccactcagccagccagccagccgcccCGGCGCGCTACTCCTGCTGCCGCATTCCCCGGgagccccccgccgccgccgccgccgccgccgccgcgccacACGCCGGCCACGACAGcagccgagggagggagggagggagggtgggagcgCCCCTCGTGCGCCGCCCGGGTCCAGCCCCCTGCAGACCCCCCCCTCCCGCGGGCACGCGTCCTCCTGCCCGCCGCCCTTGCTGCTgatgctgccgccgccgccgccgccgctgccgtcgGTGCCAGGCGGGGGCGAGCGGGAGGGTCGCCGCAGGTGggcaggcggggcggggcgggcgcgGCGGCTGGTGCTGGTTCCGCGCAGCCGGCAGAAG GTTGTCGTGAggattgtcgtgaggataaaacggaggaaaggaaatggaggtga